A window of the Lactuca sativa cultivar Salinas chromosome 7, Lsat_Salinas_v11, whole genome shotgun sequence genome harbors these coding sequences:
- the LOC111908213 gene encoding uncharacterized protein LOC111908213 translates to MNENFSQEKVSNENVDFDDEKINNEDVNVNNENVNISNENEKENVMNDNNEQFIPPLDIYDPSNWDNLDNNLRDILIEKGPIRESNFVYPKDNLPRHFSYASYTRKLSNANDGFNDWKHLFDRLKEHENSSQHLFCMDSWDELIARFDKNKTIDKDLQNKVLTEKERWRQVLKRIIVVIKYLAKYNLAFRGCNEKLFQESNGNFFGAIQMMAEYDVIMQEHVENTLGLGLFNELLNAIKSYGLNIDDVRGQGYDNGSNMKGKHQGVQKRLLEINPKALFMPYACHSLNLTVSDMAHSCAKAISFFGVLQRIFVLFSSSTKRWSILLDKVPNLMIKSLSNTRWESRIKSVKAIRFQARHIRDALIELSSSCDDAKSKSEAESLVNAIESYDFLLGYAISIDNAKAIASDMEVEPIFPKKRQVTRKKQFDEINCEDELLSPEESFRIEYFIYIVDVAIASLESRFEQLTNFENIFGFLYDSKRLKSLDDIELKKSCAVFVNKFTHNNLCDVDLNEFLTELKVLQKTLPNVVMSSVEILEFVKGKDCYPNVCIAYRILLTVPVTVASAERNFSKLKLLKNYLRSSMSQERLNGLAMLCIEKDLLDNIELDSIIDDFVSKKARKFARQKEPHLEEDCIISKDWEEEFLHSGSVGVGLQFVLRGLIFRLWVSIPIEVNALASSKHNTPRKHH, encoded by the exons ATGAATGAAAATTTTTCTCAAGAAAAAGtttcaaatgaaaatgttgattttGATGATGAAAAGATTAATAATGAAGATGTTAATGTCAATAATGAAAATGTTAACATTTCAAATGAGAATGAGAAAGAAAATGTCATGAATGATAACAATGAACAATTTATTCCACCTTTAGATATATATGATCCTAGTAATTGGGATAATCTTGATAATAACTTAAGAGATATTTTGATTGAAAAAGGGCCAATAAGAGAATCAAATTTTGTGTATCCTAAAGATAATCTACCTAGACATTTTTCTTATGCTTCTTATACTAGAAAGTTAAGTAATG CAAATGATGGATTTAATGATTGGAAACATCTTTTTGATAGACTTAAAGAACATGAAAATAGTTCCCAACATCTTTTTTGTATGGATTCTTGGGATGAACTAATAGCAAGATTTGATAAGAATAAAACAATTGATAAAGATTTGCAAAATAAAGTTTTAACTGAAAAAGAACGTTGGAGACAAGTTTTAAAAAGAATAATTGTTGTCATTAAATATTTGGCAAAATataatttggcttttcgaggttGTAACGAAAAACTTTTTCAAGAATCTAATGGTAATTTTTTTGGAGCAATTCAAATGATGGCAGAATATGATGTTATAATGCAAGAACAT GTAGAAAATACATTGGGTTTAGgactttttaatgagttattaaatGCAATTAAATCTTATGGTCTTAATATTGATGATGTAAGAGGACAAGGTTATGATAATGGTTCTAACATGAAAGGAAAACACCAAGGTGTTCAAAAACGATTACTTGAAATTAATCCAAAAGCATTGTTTATGCCATATGCTTGTCATAGTCTTAACCTCACGGTTAGTGATATGGCTCATTCTTGTGCCAAAGCGATTTCTTTTTTTGGAGTTTTGCAAcgtatttttgtattattttctaGTTCAACCAAAAGATGGTCAATATTACTTGATAAGGTCCCTAACTTAATGATAAAATCTTTATCTAATACACGTTGGGAGAGTAGAATAAAAAGTGTCAAAGCCATTAGGTTTCAAGCTCGTCATATAAGGGATGCCTTGATAGAATTAAGTTCATCATGTGATGATGCAAAGTCTAAAAGTGAAGCTGAAAGTTTAGTTAATGCTATTGAAAGTTATGACTTTTTACTTG GTTATGCCATTAGTATTGATAATGCTAAGGCCATTGCATCGGATATGGAAGTTGAACCTATATTCCCAAAAAAACGCCAAGTTACTAGAAAAAAACaatttgatgaaattaattgtgaAGATGAATTACTATCACCGGAAGAATCATTTAGAATcgagtattttatatatattgttgatgTGGCAATTGCATCATTAGAGAGTAGATTTGAGCAATTAACAaactttgaaaacatttttggatttttatatgATTCAAAAAGGTTAAAGTCATTGGATGATATTGAACTTAAAAAAAGTTGTGCTGTTTTTGTAAATAAGTTTACTCATAATAACTTATGTGATGTGGATTTAAATGAATTTTTGACGGAACTTAAAGTATTACAAAAAACTTTGCCAAATGTTGTTATGTCATCGGTTGAAATTTTAGAGTTTGTCAAAGGTAAAGATTGTTATCCAAATGTTTGTATTGCATATAGAATCTTATTAACCGTACCAGTTACTGTAGCATCAGCAgaaagaaatttttcaaaactaaaattattaaaaaattatttgagATCATCAATGTCACAAGAAAGATTAAATGGTTTGGCTATGTTATGCATTGAAAAAGATTTGTTGGATAATATTGAACTTGATTCTATAATTGATGACTTTGTATCTAAAAAAGCTCGTAAAT TTGCTAG ACAAAAAGAACCACACCTGGAAGAAGATTGTATTATTTCAAAAGATTGGGAAGAGGAGTTCTTGCATAGTGGCTCGGTTGGTGTTGGTCTTCAATTCGTATTACGTGGTCTG ATTTTTCGTTTATGGGTTTCAATTCCAATCGAAGTTAATGCCCTTGCAAGTTCAAAGCATAATACACCTAGAAAACATCATTGA